ATTGATGTCAAGacccctgatgttgacattgatGCTCCAGAGATTAACATTGAGGGGCCAGATGGAAAAATCAGGGGACCCAAATTTAAGCTTCCATCACTTTCTGGTCCAAAAATATCAATGCCTGATATGGATTTTCATCTCAGTGGTCCCAAAGTTAAAGGtgatgttgatgtgtcagttccaaagattgagggagACATAAAAGCACCAAAGGTTGATGTTAAAGGTCCAGAAGTAAATATTGAGGGAGAAAGTGGAGGTTTTAAAATGCCAACAATCAAAATGCCCTCATTCGGTGGGAAAAGCCCTAAACTAGAGGGCCCTGATTTTGATGTAAACCTTCCTAAAGCTGAGATCGATATCAAGCGccctgatgttgacattaaAGGTCCTAAATTTGACATTGAAGGAGAAACAGGTGGATTTAAAATGCCCAAGATTAAAATGCCCTCATTTGGTGGTAAAAGCCCCAAACTAGAAGGCCCTGATTTTGATGTAAACCTTCCTCAAGGTGAGATCAATGTGAAGGCCCCTGATGCTGACATTAAAGGTCCAAAGTTTGATATTGAAGgccctgatggaaaaatcaGGGGACCCAAATTTAAGCTTCCATCACTTTCTGGTCCAAAAATATCAATGCCTGATGTGGATTTTCATCTGAGTGGTCCCAAAGTCAAAGGtgatgttgatgtgtcagttccaaagattgagggagACATTAAAGCACCAAAAGTTGATGTTAAAGGTCCAGAAGTAAATATTGAAGGAGAAGGTGGTTTTAAAATGCCAACATTTAAAATGCCCTCCTTTGGTGGTAAAAGTCCCAAACTAGAGGGCCCTGATTTTGATGTAAACCTTCCTAAAGCTGAGATTGATGTCAAGccccctgatgttgacattgatGCTCCAGAGATTAACATTGAGGGGCCTGACGGAAAAATCAGGGGACCCAAATTTAAGCTTCCATCACTTTCTGGTCCAAAAATATCAATGCCTGATATGGATTTTCATCTGAGTGGTCCCAAACTCAAAGGtgatgttgatgtgtcagttccaaagattgaAGGAGACATTAAAGGACCAAAGGTTGATGTTAAAGGTCCAGAAGTAAATATTGAGGGAGAAAGTGGAGGTTTTAAAATGCCAACAATCAAAATGCCCTCATTCGGTGGGAAACCCTAAACTAGAGGGCCCTGATTTTGATGTAAACCTTCCTAAAGCTGGGATCATGTGAAGgcccctgatgttgacattgatGCTCCAGACATTAACATTGAGGGGCTGATGGAAAAATCAGGGGACCCAATTTAAGCTTCCATCACTTTCTGGTCCAAAAGTATCAATGCCTGATGTGGATTTTCATCTGAGTGGTCCCAACTTAAAGtgatgttgatgtgtcagttccaaagattgaggAGACATTAAAGCACCAAAAGTTGATGTGAAAGGTCAGAAGTAAATATTGAAGGAAAGTGGAGGTTTTAAAATGCCAACAATCAAAATGCCCTCATTCGGTGGGAAAAGCCCTAAACTAGAGGCCCCTGATTTTGATGTAAAACTTCCTAAAACTGAGATCGATATCAAGCGccctgatgttgacattaaAGGTCCTAAGTTTGACATTGAAGGAGAAacaagtggatttaaaatgccCAAGATTAAAATGCCCTCATTTGGTGGTAAAAGCCCCAAACTAGAAGGCCCTGATTTTGATGTAAACCTTCCTAAAGCTGAGATCAATGTAAAGGCCCCTGATGTTGACGTTAAAGGtccagagattgacattgaaggccctgatggaaaaatcaGGGGACCCAAATTTAAGCTTCCATCACTTTCTGGTCCAAACGTATCAATGCCTGATGTGGATTTTCATCTGAGTGGTCCCAAACTCAAAGGAgatgttgatgtgtcagttccaaagattgagggagACATTAAAACACCAAAGGTTGATGTTAAAGGTCCAGAAGTAAATGTTGAAGGTAAAGGTGGTTTTAAAATGCCAACATTTAAAATGCCCTCCTTTGGTGGTAAAAGCCCTAAACTAGAAGGCCCTGAATTTGATGTAAACCTTCCTAAAGCTGAAATCAATGTGAAGGCCCCCGATGTTGACATTGATGCTCCAGAGATTAACATTGAGGGGCCTGATGGAAAAATCAGGGGACCCAAATTTAAGCTTCCATCACTTTCTGGTCCAAAAGTATCAATGCCTGATGTGGATTTTCATCTGAGTGGTCCCAAACTCAAAGGTGATGTTGACATGTCAGTTCCAGATGTTGACATTAAAGGTCCCAAAGTGGATCTCGAAGAAGAGGGAGGATTTAAGGTGCCAAAAGTCAAACTACCAAAATTTGGCTTCAAGGGTCCTCATGTTGAAGCTCCAGATGTGGACATAAACATACCTAAGGCGAACATAGATGTGAAAGTACCTGATGTTGATATTAAAGCtccagagattgacattgaaggACCTGATGGAAAAATCACTGGACCAAAATTGAAGCTACCATCATTTTCGGGTCCAAAAATATCCATGCCTGATGTTGGCTTAAATCTAAGTGGTCCCAAACTCAAAGGtgatgttgatgtgtcagttccaaagattgagggagACATTAAAGCACCAAAAGTTGATGTTAAAGGTCCAGAAGTAAATATTGGGGGAGAAAGTGGAGGTTTTAAAATGCCAACAATCAAAATGCCCTCATTCGGTGGTAAAAGTCCCAAACTAGAAGGCCCTGAGTTTGATGTAAACCTTCCTAAAGCTGGAATCAATGTGAAGGCTCCTTCTGTTGACATTGATGCTCCAGACATTAACATTGAGGGGCCTGATGGAAAAATCAGGGGACCCAAATTTAAGCTTCCATCACTTTCTGGTCCAAAAATATCAATGCCTGATGTAGATTTTCATCTGAGTGGTCCCAGACATGAAGGTGATGTGTCTgttccaaagattgagggagACATTAAAGCACCAAAAGTTGATGTCAAAGCTCCTAAGGTTGGACTAAAAATGCCACAGATAGATTTTGAGGGTTCAAGTGTACAGGTCCCTCAAATGGACGTTAACATTCCTTCTTCTGACCTCAATGTTGAAGGACCTACTGCCAAACTCAAAGGTGATGTGAAATTGGCCACACCCAGTATAGATGGTAGCCTTGACTGTGGAGTACCTAGTATTACTTCACAGGGTGTTTCTGTTGATCATGTAAAGACTGGTGTTCGTTTTCCAAAGTTCAAAGGCCCTAAATTTGGAATTAAATCCCCTGAAATTGAAAGTCCAGAATCCACTGTCAAAGTAAAAGTCCCCAAAGCACAAATTAATGTCTCAGGCATTGATGCAAGTATTGATGCCCCTGACATTGATATCAAAGGGAAAAGGGGCAAATTTAAACTTCCTAAAGTTaaaggaaagacaaagaaacCTGATTTTGAGGTAGACACTCCAGCAATAAATCTCGAAGTTGACTCACCCAATATCCATGTCAAAGGAACGAAGGTGAAGAAGCCTCTTTTTGGTAAGCTACATTTTCCTGATGTGGAGATAGATATTAAATCACCAAAACTTAAAGGTGATGGATCTTTATCATCTGATGTAGATTTGCCATCTGCTTCATTGAACATCTCCCCAGACAAAGGCAAAGATGTGAACATGCCAAAAGTGACCATGTCTGCTCCGGATGTTGATGCAaacctcagcacacacacagagggttcAATATCTGCTAGTCATAAAGGGCCATGGTTAAATGTGAAGGGCGGAGCAGAGTTTGATGGTGGTGtctcagcagctgcagtgcCTTGTGGCCTTAGCTTCCCAGAGGGTGCTGTAACCTTTCCCAAATTGAAGATTCCAAAATTTGGTTTTCTTTACACGGAAGATCTGGACGGTGAAGGGGGACATTTAGATAGTGCAGCTTTAAAAATACAATCTCCATCAATTAGTTGTCAAGCAAGTTCTCCAAATATTCAAGTCCCCAGTCCTGAAGTGAGGTATAATGAAAGCAAGGTCAAGGTGAAAATGCCAAGATTATTTGGCAAGTCAAAACAAAAGGTTGGCAGCGCAGGTGATCTTCAGGGTCCAGAGATAGAATTGGGTGCAAGAGGAAAGGATGTGCATGCAGAGAAAGAATTAGGTGGGAAATTTGAATTACAGGGCAACCCTGGCCTCAGTGTGTCTTCAAAGAGCAAATCAGCCTCCCTGGATGTGTTCAAAATGAGGCACAGATCTTCTCTGAGCGATGAGGGGGGCCTTAATGTTAGTTCTTCACCTCACTTGGAAGCTGGAAGTGGTGATATTTCACTAGACCTTGGAGGGGGCAAAATTAAGGGGAAGAAAGGCAAGTTGAAATTTGGCACCTTTGGAGGGTTTGGTTCTAAGTCGAAGGGCTCGTATGAAGTGACACTTGGTGAAGGTGCCGACACAGGGGCAGAGGGAAGTGCAGGTGTTTCACAAACTTTTAAGAAATCTAGGTTGTCTTCATCCTCCAGCAGTGACAGTGGTGGCGGTTTAAAGTTGCCAAAAGTTGAACTGACTGTTTCGCCCAAAAAATAATCAATGCCAATTAAAACTGTGCTCTTGGCACAAAATACCAGTTCTTCAATTGAAAGGGGTCTCACATAGTCCTCTAAATTGttaaacattttttctcaaGTAAACCAAGCCTGCAACACAATAAACCATTCAAAGTGTAAATAAGATGAATGTGTATTGTTATATTATTTCTGTACATAGTCCAGATTTATTGAATATATTccactttgcaaaaaaaaaaaaaaaaaaaacccaatagtTTTTAATATAGGATTATGtctcatttgattttttttattttaattgaatgtTGTTACATTGGGTGTGGTATATTGGTATACAGGGGTTTATTGCACAGAGAGAGTTCCAATAGTTAATAATTTGAAGGAAGTTGCTGTTCATACACCCAGACACAACCATCAGCAGTTAAGATTTCATGTGT
This genomic stretch from Takifugu flavidus isolate HTHZ2018 chromosome 9, ASM371156v2, whole genome shotgun sequence harbors:
- the LOC130531058 gene encoding neuroblast differentiation-associated protein AHNAK-like, with the translated sequence MPKIKMPSFGGKSPRLEGPDFDVNLPKAEINVKAPDADIKGPEIDIEGPDGKIRGPKFKLPSLSGPKISMPDVDFHLSGPKVKGDVDVSVPKIEGDIKAPKVDVKGPEVNIEGEGGFKMPTFKMPSFGVKSPKLEGPDFDVNLPKAEIDVKPPDVDINAPEINIEGPDGKIRGPKFKLPSLSGPKISMPDMDFHLSGPKVKGDVDVSVPKIEGDIKAPKVDVKGPEVNIEGESGGFKMPKIKMPSFGGKSPRLEGPDFDVNLPKAEINVKAPDADIKGPEIDIEGPDGKIRGPKFKLPSLSGPKISMPDVDFHLSGPKVKGDVDVSVPKIEGDIKAPKVDVKGPEVNIEGEGGFKMPTFKMPSFGVKSPKLEGPDFDVNLPKAEIDVKPPDVDIDAPEINIEGPDGKIRGPKFKLPSLSGPKISMPDMDFHLSGPKVKGDVDVSVPKIEGDIKAPKVDVKGPEVNIEGESGGFKMPTIKMPSFGGKSPKLEGPDFDVNLPKAEIDIKRPDVDIKGPKFDIEGETGGFKMPKIKMPSFGGKSPKLEGPDFDVNLPKGEINVKAPDVDIKGPEFDIEGPDGKIRGPKFKLPSLSGPKISMPDVDFHLSGPKVKGDVDVSVPKIEGDIKAPKVDVKGPEVNIEGEGGFKMPTFKMPSFGGKSPKLEGPDFDVNLPKAEIDVKTPDVDIDAPEINIEGPDGKIRGPKFKLPSLSGPKISMPDMDFHLSGPKVKGDVDVSVPKIEGDIKAPKVDVKGPEVNIEGESGGFKMPTIKMPSFGGKSPKLEGPDFDVNLPKAEIDIKRPDVDIKGPKFDIEGETGGFKMPKIKMPSFGGKSPKLEGPDFDVNLPQGEINVKAPDADIKGPKFDIEGPDGKIRGPKFKLPSLSGPKISMPDVDFHLSGPKVKGDVDVSVPKIEGDIKAPKVDVKGPEVNIEGEGGFKMPTFKMPSFGGKSPKLEGPDFDVNLPKAEIDVKPPDVDIDAPEINIEGPDGKIRGPKFKLPSLSGPKISMPDMDFHLSGPKLKGDVDVSVPKIEGDIKGPKVDVKGPEVNIEGESGGFKMPTIKMPSFGGKSPKLEAPDFDVKLPKTEIDIKRPDVDIKGPKFDIEGETSGFKMPKIKMPSFGGKSPKLEGPDFDVNLPKAEINVKAPDVDVKGPEIDIEGPDGKIRGPKFKLPSLSGPNVSMPDVDFHLSGPKLKGDVDVSVPKIEGDIKTPKVDVKGPEVNVEGKGGFKMPTFKMPSFGGKSPKLEGPEFDVNLPKAEINVKAPDVDIDAPEINIEGPDGKIRGPKFKLPSLSGPKVSMPDVDFHLSGPKLKGDVDMSVPDVDIKGPKVDLEEEGGFKVPKVKLPKFGFKGPHVEAPDVDINIPKANIDVKVPDVDIKAPEIDIEGPDGKITGPKLKLPSFSGPKISMPDVGLNLSGPKLKGDVDVSVPKIEGDIKAPKVDVKGPEVNIGGESGGFKMPTIKMPSFGGKSPKLEGPEFDVNLPKAGINVKAPSVDIDAPDINIEGPDGKIRGPKFKLPSLSGPKISMPDVDFHLSGPRHEGDVSVPKIEGDIKAPKVDVKAPKVGLKMPQIDFEGSSVQVPQMDVNIPSSDLNVEGPTAKLKGDVKLATPSIDGSLDCGVPSITSQGVSVDHVKTGVRFPKFKGPKFGIKSPEIESPESTVKVKVPKAQINVSGIDASIDAPDIDIKGKRGKFKLPKVKGKTKKPDFEVDTPAINLEVDSPNIHVKGTKVKKPLFGKLHFPDVEIDIKSPKLKGDGSLSSDVDLPSASLNISPDKGKDVNMPKVTMSAPDVDANLSTHTEGSISASHKGPWLNVKGGAEFDGGVSAAAVPCGLSFPEGAVTFPKLKIPKFGFLYTEDLDGEGGHLDSAALKIQSPSISCQASSPNIQVPSPEVRYNESKVKVKMPRLFGKSKQKVGSAGDLQGPEIELGARGKDVHAEKELGGKFELQGNPGLSVSSKSKSASLDVFKMRHRSSLSDEGGLNVSSSPHLEAGSGDISLDLGGGKIKGKKGKLKFGTFGGFGSKSKGSYEVTLGEGADTGAEGSAGVSQTFKKSRLSSSSSSDSGGGLKLPKVELTVSPKK